GACGAGCCGGTGGACCCCGGGCACGCGCACGACGACGAGGCGCCGCGGGGCAGAGGCCGCCGCCGGGAGCGCGGGCGCCGGGCGCACCGCCGCAGGCGCCGCAAGGTCCTGCTGATCACCGCAGGCCTTGCGCTCGCGGCCGGTGGCCTGAGCCTGGCCGAGCTCGGCATCGAGGGCCCCTTCGACGAACCGACGGCGGCGTCGTCGCCGGACGGCGGAGCGGGCGGTGCCGCGTCCCGCACGCCGAAGGACCCGGAGGGCGGTGCGACGACGGGTGCGATGGCCGGCGCGGCCTCGTCGGCGGATCCCTCCGCATCGGAGTCGGCGTCGGCGTCCGCGGAGGACAAGGCGTCCAAGGAGGCGAAGAAGGCCAAGGACGCCGAGGACGCCGAGGACGCCAAGAACGCCAAGAACGCAGACAAGGCGGACGAGGCCGACGGCGATCCCGATTCGACCGCCCCGGTCACGACCTCCGCGCCCGGCAGCCCGGACGCGCCGGGCACCCCCGGGACCGCGCGTCCCACACCCCCGCCGACCACGCGGCAGCCGGATCCGACGCCCGAGCCGGAGCCGTCCCAGACGTGCGACCGCTTCCTGTGGTGGTGCAGGTAGCGAACGCGGCGGCCGCCCTCAGCCGGCGTCCTCGCCGACCATCCTCCGGAGCAGCCCGCGCAGCGAGAGCCGCTCCTCGCGGGAGAGCTCGGCCAGCGGCTCCCGCGCGAAGTCGAGGGACTCGCGCAGGCTGCGGGCGACGGTGAGGCCCTCCTCCGTCGGCGCCGCCAGCTTCACGCGGCGGTCGGCCGGGTCGGGCCGCCGCTCGACGAGGCCGCGCGCCTCCAGGCGGTCGACGATCCCCGTGATGTTCGACGGCTCACACTTCAGCTTCTGTGCTATCCGGCGCATGGGCAGCGGATCGAGGGACAACAGACCCAGTACACGTGCCTGCGCCCCGGTGAGGGCGTGCTTGCCCGCCGCCGCGTCGTACTCCTCGTGGTAGCGCGCGACGACCGTGCCGATGAGCTCGACGACTTCGAGCGTCAGGGGATCCGTGCGCGGGGTGCGGGAGCTGGTGGTGGCCATGTGCTCCAGGCTACCCCGTTACTTGACATCATGAAATATGTAGGAGCATGGTTGTTTCACAACCTGAAGCATTTCCGAGACGTCAGTCTGCCGGGAACGGCAGTCTGAGCAGGAGGAGGACGCCCGCATGTCCGTCACCCCCGAGGCCCCCGGGTCCGCGCAGCTCCCCGCCGTCAGCCGCGAGTGGCACCTGGTGCGCCGTCCGCACGGCTGGCCGGTCCCGGAGGACTTCGCCCTGCGCGAGGCCCCGGTTTCCGCCCCGGCCGACGGCCAGGTCCTGGTCCGCAACCTGCACTTCTCCGTGGACCCGTACATGCGGGGCCGGATGAACGACGTGAAGTCGTACACCCCGCCGTTCCAGCTCGACCAGCCCATGCAGGGCGGTGCGGTCGGCGAGGTCATCGCGTCGAACGCCGAGGGCCTGGCCGTGGGCGACCATGTCCTGCACTTCGCGGGCTGGCGCGATTACGCGACCGTCCCGGCCAAGCACGCCGTCAAGGTGGACGCCCAGGCCGCGCCGCTGTCGGCGTACCTCGGTGTGCTCGGCATGCCGGGCCTGACGGCCTACGCCGGACTCTTCGAGGTCGCCTCCTTCAAGGAGGGCGACGCGGTGTTCGTCTCCGGCGCCGCGGGTGCCGTCGGCTCCCAGGTCGGCCAGATGGCCAAGCTCAAGGGTGCCTCGCGCGTCATCGGCTCGGCGGGCTCGGACGAGAAGGTGAAGCACCTCGTCGAGGAGCTCGGCTTCGACGCCGCGTTCAACTACAAGGACCCGCGCCCGGTCGTGGAGCAGCTGAAGGAGGCGGCCCCCGACGGCATCGACGTCTACTTCGACAACGTCGGCGGCGAGCACCTCGAAGCGGCCATCAGCCGCATGAACGTGCACGGCCGCGCCACCATCTGCGGCATGATCGCGGGTTACAACGACACCGAGCCGACGCCGGGCCCGCGCAACATGGCCATGATCATCGGTAAGCGCCTGCGCCTGCAGGGCATCCTCGTCGGGGACCACGAGGCGCTGCAGCCGCAGTTCGTCTCCGAGGTCGGCGCGTGGATCCGCTCCGGTGAGCTCAAGTACAACGAGACGTTCGTCGAGGGCGTGGAGAACGGCGTCGAGGCCTTCCTCGGCATGCTGCGCGGCGAGAACACCGGAAAGATGGTCGTTTCCCTCGTCTGAGAGTGGTGAGCGGTGACATGAGGACGGCGGGCGGCGGCCGGAGCGCAGGTGGCCGCCGACCGCCATTTTCCGTCATCCGATAAAGTGATTCCACATTCTCGCGACTGTGGGCGCGCATCGCGGAACATCTCAGGAGGAACCGGCACTTATGTCCATCCAGAAGATCGACGTCAAGTACACCGCCGTCGCCACCGCCGAGAACGGCCGTGACGGCCGCGTCGCCACCGATGACGGCAAGCTCGACGTCGTCGTCAACCCGCCGAAGGAGATGGGCGGCAGCGGCGCCGGCACCAACCCCGAGCAGCTCTTCGCGGCCGGCTACAGCGCCTGCTTCCAGGGCGCCCTCGGCGTGGTCGCCCGCAAGGAGAACGCCGACATCTCCGGCTCGACCGTGACCGCCAAGGTCGGCATAGGCCAGACCGAGGCCGGCGGCTTCGGCCTGGAGGTCGCCATCAGCGCCTCCATCCCGAACGTGGACGCGGCCACCGCGCAGTCCCTCATCGAGAAGGCGCACCAGGTGTGCCCGTACTCGAGCGCCACGCGCGACAACATCAAGGTGGAGCTCTCGGTCGCCTGATCCGGGCGACGCGTACGTGACGGAGGGCCGCACCCCCGAGCGGGGGTGCGGCCCTCCGTCATGTCGCCCGGGGGTCTCCCGCTCAGCCGGTGACCGCGGCCGTGTGGATCGCCCGCACGAGCCGGTCGTCCTCCGGGACCGACCCTGGGGGGAAGGCGAACCGGCGCCGCGTGTAGCCGTAGGCGAGCCCGCTGCGCGGATCGGCGAAGGACTGCGAGCCGCCCGCGCCCTTGTGCCCGATGGACCCCGCGCCGAGGTACGGGTACCAGGCGTCGGCGACGCTCTGGAAGCCCACCCCGAACGCCTTGTGGGCCCGCGACACCAGGTCGTACCCGTGGGAATGGATCTGCCCGAACTCGGCCACGGTGTCCGCCTTGAGTAGCGGCTCACGCCCGTCGAGCCCGGTGACCGCCGCCGCGTACATCCGGGCGAGGCCGCGCGCGGACGCGACACCGCCGACGGAGGCGGGGCCCTTGGCACGCACCAGGCGTGAATTGGGCAGCGTCTCCAGGTCGGTGGGCCGCACGCCGTTGCGGTTGAAGGCGATGGAGTTCAGGCTGCCCGGCTGCGGCGGCTCCGCGTCGAGGATCGCGCGCTCCGCGGGGGAGGGCATCATCGGCAGGACGGAGCGGAACCGGGGCTCGAGGGCCTCGGGCAGCCCCAGGTAGAAGTCAAGGCCGTACGGGGCGCGGACGAGCTCCTCGTACGTCTCGTGCAGCGTCCGCCCGGTGGCCCGCAGGACGACCTCGCCGGCCATCGCGCCGATGGTCAGGGCGTGGTAGCCGAAGGCGGTGCCGGGGCGCCAGTACGGGCGCTGGGCCGCGGCCCGGGCGGCGACGGCACGGTCGTCGGCGACCTCCTCGGGAGTGAGGCCGCCGTCGGCCCCCACGACGCCCGCGCGATGCGAGAGGAGCTCGCGCAGGGTGACGCCCGCCTTGCCCTCGGCGGCGAACTCCGGCCAGTAGTGGGCCACTTCGCGGTCGAGATCCAGGGTGCCGTCCTGGACGAGCAGGGCCACGGTGAGATACGCCGCGCCCTTCGTGGACGAGTAGACGCCGAAGAGGGTGTCGCCGTCGGTGTCGGGCCCCACCCACAGGTCGACGACCTGCTTCCCCCGCACGTGGGCGGAGAGCTGCGAGGCGTGATCGGGCTTCTCCCCGGCGAGCAGGGCGGCGAACTCCTCCCGCACGGCTTCGTATCCGGCTGCGACGGTGCCTTGCACCTTGATCTCACGAGTCATGCGGTTCGGTGCCTCCTGGGTCTTGATTGCCGCCGGAGGAGCTGAGCTTTCAGCCCCTCCGGCGTTTGAGGAGCGGGGTCTGGGGCGGAGCCCCAGGATCGGGAAGGGGCGGGATCGGGGAAAGCCTCGCAGGGGCCGCTCTAGCCTCGGTCCACGCTCAGCAAAGCCCGCCCCACCTGCGGGAACACCCCCTTGGGGTGATCGCGGAACAGCGGCTCGGTGCCGAAGAGCACCACGTGGGACCCCGCAGCGGCCCCACTCACCACAGACGCCTTGCCCGCAGCATCGGAGGGCCCACCGCCCCCGCCTTCCACGGCTCGCCAGTGCCCGGACAGCAGCGGGTTCCCGGCCCCGTAGGACTGATCCACCCGCACCCCGCTCCCAAGCCCCGTGAACCACATGGGCGCGTACACGAAGGAGTGCTCGATCGCGCCGCCGGTGACGGGCCCGCCCGCATTGACGACCCGCACCACACCATTGGCATCCCCGTTCCCGGAGACCGCCTTCACGGACAGCAGCTTCGCGGCGGAGTTCAACGCGGCCCCCTCCGCACCACGCCCGACGAGCCCGCCCCCACCGGCGAGGAACGCGTCGAGCCCGGCCTTGGCCCCGGCGTTCAGCTCGCCGTAGGCGAGCCCGGCCGACACGAACAGCGCGTCCGCACCCGACTTCTTCCAGTCGAACCCGGCGTTGAGGACCTCCGTCGAGACCGGCACCACGTCGAAGTTCATCTCCCGTAGCGCGAACAGCTCGCCGGGAGTGACGGCCGCGGCCACCCGCGTGCGGTGGACGACGGCTCCGCCCTTCACCCTGGTCGCGTCGAAGGCGACGTCGTACTTCTTCGCCGCGGCGGCAGCCGCACCCCGCGACGCCGACGGCACGATCACGCTGCCGTCATCGGCCCGGCGCACGGAAACACCCTTGTCCGTGAGCCAGTTGAGGGCAGCCACCTCACGCGCGTCGTCCAGCCGCAGACGGAGATTCCCGCGCGGCGCGACATACCCGACCCGGGAGGCCTCGTCCACGACCCGTGTCCGCACACCGGTCAGCGAGCCGCCCTTCACCGAGTCCACCGTCGCGCCCCACAACCGCCCGAGGCTCCACCCCGAGATGTCGTACATCGTCGACACCTTGTCGCTGATGTCGCGCCCATCGGCGAGCATCACATTGGCGATCCCGCGCTTGGGCTGACGCATGTCGATGACATACGAACCCGCGCCGTACGACGTCCCGCCGAGCCTGAAGTCCCTTGTAGCCCTGCGGACGTGGACGTCATTGGCGAGCAGATGCTCCACGAGCCGCGAGGCGGCAGCGGCCGAGCGCTGCCCGCGCTCACCCTTCCCCTTGCCTCGCGGAATCACGTACGCACGCGGGAAGTCGGTCGTGTAGACGTCCTCCGGACCGATGCCGGGCACCCCGGGCACGGTCTCCGGCGACACCGGCACCTGCTTCGCGCCCGTCGCGCCCCGCCGGAACGTCTCGATCTGATCCGCGATGACCGAAGTCCGGTTTTCCTGGGTGTACTTGAGCGTCGCCGACATCGCGGCGCCCGCGATGTCCACGTTGATCGCGGACCGCCGCCGCAGCTCCGGCACCGGCAGCTCGTCGTACTCCTCGTTGTTGACGGTCATGGGGAACTCGATGGTGTGCGCGGCGACCGCGCCGTGGAACGGCATGTACTGCGGGGTGAAGATCGGCGGCCAGTCGTCCCAGCCCTCCTCCTGGTCGCGGAAGGGGATGATCGCCGGTTCGACGCCGTCCTTCTCGGGCGTGTAGCCGAGGCCGTTGACCGCGGCCTCCATGCCCAGCGCGTTGGCGTAGGAGTTCTTGAGGAAGAGGTCGTACTCGTAGTTCTCGCCGTGCGGGGGAGTCGTCGGCTCGATCAGCGTGCCGTTGACGTACCCGTGCAGGTCGATCATGACCGCGGGCTGCTTGTCGATCGCGATCTGCCGCATCGCGCGGACCTCGGGCTGCGAGGCGGTGATGAAGTCGCGGTTGAGGTCGAAGCCGTTGGCGTTCTCGCGGGTGCCCGCGATGCGGCCGTCGGGGTTGGCCGTGACGTTGAAGTACAGCCGGTTGTGCGCGAGCAGGTCCTTGGTCTTGTCGTCCTTGGCCTTCGCGAGCTTCTCGATGAGCCTGAGGGCGGCGTCCGTGCCCTCCCACTCGTTGCCGTGGATGTTGTTGTTGATGAAGACCGGCGTCTTGTACGAGGACTTGACCGCCGGATCCTTCGCTGCGGCGCCCGGCGCGTTCTCGATGAGCTCGCGCATCCGCTCTTGGCGGGCGGTCTCCTTCGCGGACTCGGGGGCGGTGACCGTCACCATGTACAGCTGGTGACCGCCCGCCGAACGGCCCGCGATCTCCACGCTGACGCGGTCGCCGATGCCCTGGATGTCATTCAGCTTCGGGGCCAGGGAGTGATACGGCGCCAGACCCAGCTTTATCGACTTGTCGTCCGGATTGGCGGGAGGCGCGGTGAGCTTCTGCTCGCGCGGATAGCCGCGGTTCTTGCCGGCGCCGGGGCCGGTATCGAGCCCGGGGGAGGCCGCGGGCCCCAAGGCTCGGTCGGCGGCGCTCTCCGGGCTCCTCGCGGCCCGCTCGGTGGAGCTGAGGGGCGCGCCCTCGCGGTGGATGTCGCGGCCGTGCGGGCCGGGATCCGCGGTCGCGCTGCCCGGGGCGAGCGTGGTGAGAACAAGGGCGCCCGCCGAGGCGAGGGTGGTGAGCAGAACGGGTCTCGATGGCCGGGATATCGCCATACGTACCTCCTGGAAGAAGCCTGTGGCTGCCTGTAGCCGCCTGTAGAAGCCTGGAGAGAAAGTCAGTACGCGTGGTCTACCGTGCCAACCCCCGCGCAACAAGAGGGCCTTCGGCCCCACGCGTCCCGTGGGCCGCAGCGCCCCCACCGGCGGATAGGGTGTTCCGCATGCGTGATCTGGGACGGGGCTTCGGCTACTTGATGAAGGGCCAGCGCTGGGTCGCCCAGCACGGCAAGCAGTACGGAGTCGGCCTGCTGCCCGGCCTGATCACCCTGCTTCTCTACGCGGCGGCGCTCGTCGCGCTCGCCCTCTGGGGCGCGGACTTCGTCGGCTGGGCGACGCCGTTCGCGGACAACTGGTCCGCGCCGTGGCTCGGCCTGTTCCGCGGCTTCCTCACGGCCCTGCTCTTCGCCCTCGCGCTCCTCCTCTCCGTGATCACCTTCACGGCGGTGACGCTCCTGGTGGGCCAGCCCTTCTACGAGTCGCTGTCGGAGAAGGTCGACATCTCCGTCTCCGGGTACGCCCCCGAGTCGGGCCTGCCGCTCTGGCGTGAACTGTGGATCTCCGCACGCGACAGCCTCCGTATCGTCGTACGGGCCGTGATCTGGGGCATCCTGCTCTTCGCCCTCGGCTTCATCCCGGTCGTCGGCCAGACCGTCGTCCCGGTGGTCGGCTTCTGCGTGACGGGCTTCTTCCTGGTCGAGGAGCTGACGGCGGTGGCGCTTCAGCGCCGGGGCGTCGAACTCCGCGACCGGCTGGCGCTCCTGCGCGGCCGCAAGCAGCTGGCCTGGGGCTTCGGCACTCCGCTCGCCGTGGCCTTCCTGGTCCCGTTCGTCGCGGTGTTCCTGATGCCGGGGGCGGTCGCGGGCGCGACGCTCATGGCGCGGGAGCTGGTCGGCGAGGACAGCGGGCGGGCCGCGGACGACGACGATCCGCGGGGCGCGGCCGGTCCGGCCGGCCCCGGCGGACAGCCGTCCGCTACCGGCGGGCGTTCATAGCCGTCGTCAGGATCTGCCGTACCTGCGCGATGATGTCGAGGCGGTTGCGCACGAACTCGGCATCGGTGATCTTCCCCGTGGCCGGGTCCGTGTTGCCCGTACCGAACTGCAGGATCGGCGTGTGCACATGGCCCCCGGGCAGGCGGTCGTGCAGCCCGAGGCGGTCGCGCAGCAGCGTCGCCCGGTAGGCGATCTCGTTCGACAGGTAGTTGCCGCCGCCGCCCTCACGGGCCGTCGATCCGTCGGTGGGCCCGTCGGGACGGACCACGGGATCGGTCCGGCCCGCCGGGATCTCGGTCACCGAGGTGTTGTCGTACACCGGGAAGCGGCCCGTCCCCGCGCTCACGATCTCCTTGTACGGGAGGGTCGTGGACGTCCACTGCGGCTGCGTGGCCGGATCGGTGACCGGGACGGTCTCCGTGCGCGAGAGGTTCTCGTTGTCGGGGAAGCCGCCCCGCCAGGCCCCGTTGGTCCGCTCGATGTCGAAGCGTCCCGCGCGGCCCTGGCTGATGGTGGTGAAGAGGTCCACGCGGGGGAGATGGGCGCGCAGGGTGCGCTCGACCGTTCCCTCGGCGAAGTCGTCCCAGCGGACGGGGAAGACGACGGTCTCCACGCGGGCCGGTCCGTCGGCGGTCTCGATGACGGCGCCGTCGAGCGCCAGGGCGGTGGCGCCGGACGGGTTGCTGATGCGGACGTCCCGGTCGAGCGTGAACGGGTCGAAGCCGGTGACGAGGATGCGCTTGAGACGGTGGCCCGCGCGGTCCTTCTTCGGGTAACCGACGGAGTCGTGCCCGCGCGAGGCATCCTCAAGGGCCCGCATCAGCCGTCCCTGCCGGGCCTCGCCCAGTCCGAATCCGGCCGGTTTCCACTGCCGGAGCTCCCGCGTCATGCCGAGCCTGGCCCAGTACAACGGCCGGTCGTCGTCCCGGCTCAGCGCCTCGGCCCCGCCCCCCGCGGGTCCCCGCCCCTGTGCCCGGTCGACGGCACGCCGCCACAGCGCCTCGCCCTGCCGTTCGACTATGCGCCTGGCCTCGCCGTACGAATGGGCGCGGTCCAGGGCGCGCGCGAACTCCGGTGCCACGGCGTCGAATCCGCTGCGGCGCAGGATCTCCTGCGGGGCCGCCCGGTCCAGGCGCTGCTCCTCGGTGGTGGCGGCCGGTGCGGGGGCCGCCGACGCGGGCGTCGCGGCGAGGGAGAGCAGGAGGGCGGCACCGAGCGCGGCGAGCCGCGGGGAGACGGGGGGCGTGAGTGACACGGGAGTCCTTCCGTGGCCGGTGGGGTGGTCGCAGTATCCCGGCAGGAAGGCGGCGCGGAAAGGGTCTAGTGATCCACGGTGGCGTGATCCGCGAGCACTTCACCGATCACATGGCTCGCGGTCCTGGTGATGGTGGCGTTCCTGGTCCGGTAGTACGGCAGCTCGATGAGAGCGATCGACAGGGCCCAGCCACGCCCTCGCGCCCACGTCGCGTCGTCGACGCCCAGGGCGGCGCGGAACTCCTGCCGCGCCTCCGCGGTCAGCAGGCTCCACGCGGTGATCAGGTCGACGGCGGGTTCGCCGTGCCCCATGCACCCGAAGTCGATGACGGCGCTGAGCCGTCCGCCTGAGGTGAGCAGATTCCCTGGTTGCAGGTCGGCGTGGACCCAGACCGGCGGCCCGCCCCACCGGGGGGCGCTCAGGGCGGTGTCCCAGGCGGCGGTGGCGGCATCGGTGTCGATGACGCCCCGCAGCTGCGAGATGGCCTCGCGGGTGTCGGCGTCACGGGAGGCGAGAGGCCCGCTGCGGTACGCGGGAGGCGCGTCGGCGGGATCGACGCGCTGCAGGGCGAGGACGAACTCCGCCAGGTCGGCGGCGAAGAGCCCCGGTTCGGCCAGAGCGCCGATCACCGGATTCTCGCCCTCGACCCAGCGGTACACGTACCAGGGCCAGGGGAAGCCCTCCCCGGGCTCGCCCTCGCCCAGCGGCGCGGGAATCGCGAGGGGCAGTGAGGAGGCCAGTCCAGGCAGGTACCGCATCTCGCGCCGTACGTCCTCGACGCCGCCCTCGATGCGCGGAAGCCGGACGGCCATGTCGTCGCCGAGGCGGTAGATGGCGTTGACGGTGCCGTTGGACTCGACCGGCTCGACACTCAGGTCCGCCCAGCCGGGAAACTGCGCGGCGAGCAGCCGCCGTACGAGATGCGTGTCGATGTCGGCTTCGTGGGCGTGCATCTTGGCGGGGGACATGCGGGCCTTCCGGGGCGGCGGGCGAGCGAGAACCGACGGCGATCGAAGCTGGCCGGGGCGTGCCGGGTCAACTGAATTGGCGCCCGGTCAGCCGCTTGTCGCGGCACGCGCCCGGCTCTAGCGTCGAGGCCATGGAGAAGATCGCGTTTCTTGGACTGGGGCACATGGGCGAGCCGATGGAACGTCAACTCCTCGCGGCCGGTCATCCGTTGACGGTGTGGAACCGGACCGCCGAGAAGGCGGAGCCGCTCGTGAAGGAGGGGGCCCGGCTCGCCGCCGACCCGGCGGAAGCCGTGCGGGACGCCGATGTCGTCATCACCATGCTGGCGGGCCCCGACGCGGTGCGTGCCGTCGCCGACGCCATCGTGCCGGAGCTGAGGGCGGGGACCCACTGGGCGGAGATGTCCACCGTCGGGCCCGATGTCGTACGGGAGTTGGGGGCGAGGGTGCCGGACGGCGTGACTCTCGTCGACGCGCCCGTCATGGGGAGCACGGACAAGGCGGCGTCGGGACAGCTCGGCATTCTCGCGGGGGGCGACGCGGACGGGATCGAGCGGATCCTGGCCCGCTTCGGCCCGGTGACCCGTACGGGCCCGCTCGGTTCGGGGGCCGCGCTGAAGATCGTCGTCAACACCGCCGTCATCGGGGGCGTGGTCCTCGTGGCCGAGGCGATGAAACTGGCGGACGCGCTGGGCCTCGACGAGGAGACGGCCAAGGGAGCGCTCGCCGGGGGCCCGCTCGGGGGCGCGGTGGGCCGGGCCTTCGCCACCGATGTGCACTTCGGCAGCGACCTCGCCGTGAAGGACGTCGCGCTCGCGACAGAGGTCACCCGGCTCCCGGCGATGGAAGCGGTCCTCGACCACTACAAGGCCGCCGCCGCCGACCCGGACGTCGTCCACGAGGACATCGCGCGGGCGGTCGGCCACATCCGGTCGGCCTGATCACCCACCGCAGCCGTTCACCCACCGCGGCCGTTCACTCGCCGCCGCCGTCAAGCAGGGCCAGGAAATCCCTGAACGCCCCCGCCATGTCCACCGATTCGGGGTCCAGGAGCCACTGGTACTGGAGACCGTCCATCACGGCGACGAGGAGCGGGGCCGCCGCCTCCGGGGTGAGACCTCCGGGGAGCCGCTCCCCGTACTCCACGCGCAGGACCGCCGCGAACTTCTCCCGCACCGACCCGTACCGCTCGGTGAAGTACTCCCGTGCCGGATGCCCGTCCGTGACGCTCTCGCCGAGCAGTGCGGAGAAGGTCTGGATGAT
This Streptomyces sp. NBC_01283 DNA region includes the following protein-coding sequences:
- a CDS encoding MarR family winged helix-turn-helix transcriptional regulator translates to MATTSSRTPRTDPLTLEVVELIGTVVARYHEEYDAAAGKHALTGAQARVLGLLSLDPLPMRRIAQKLKCEPSNITGIVDRLEARGLVERRPDPADRRVKLAAPTEEGLTVARSLRESLDFAREPLAELSREERLSLRGLLRRMVGEDAG
- a CDS encoding NAD(P)-dependent oxidoreductase; this encodes MEKIAFLGLGHMGEPMERQLLAAGHPLTVWNRTAEKAEPLVKEGARLAADPAEAVRDADVVITMLAGPDAVRAVADAIVPELRAGTHWAEMSTVGPDVVRELGARVPDGVTLVDAPVMGSTDKAASGQLGILAGGDADGIERILARFGPVTRTGPLGSGAALKIVVNTAVIGGVVLVAEAMKLADALGLDEETAKGALAGGPLGGAVGRAFATDVHFGSDLAVKDVALATEVTRLPAMEAVLDHYKAAAADPDVVHEDIARAVGHIRSA
- a CDS encoding NADP-dependent oxidoreductase, with protein sequence MSVTPEAPGSAQLPAVSREWHLVRRPHGWPVPEDFALREAPVSAPADGQVLVRNLHFSVDPYMRGRMNDVKSYTPPFQLDQPMQGGAVGEVIASNAEGLAVGDHVLHFAGWRDYATVPAKHAVKVDAQAAPLSAYLGVLGMPGLTAYAGLFEVASFKEGDAVFVSGAAGAVGSQVGQMAKLKGASRVIGSAGSDEKVKHLVEELGFDAAFNYKDPRPVVEQLKEAAPDGIDVYFDNVGGEHLEAAISRMNVHGRATICGMIAGYNDTEPTPGPRNMAMIIGKRLRLQGILVGDHEALQPQFVSEVGAWIRSGELKYNETFVEGVENGVEAFLGMLRGENTGKMVVSLV
- a CDS encoding aminoglycoside phosphotransferase family protein, with translation MSPAKMHAHEADIDTHLVRRLLAAQFPGWADLSVEPVESNGTVNAIYRLGDDMAVRLPRIEGGVEDVRREMRYLPGLASSLPLAIPAPLGEGEPGEGFPWPWYVYRWVEGENPVIGALAEPGLFAADLAEFVLALQRVDPADAPPAYRSGPLASRDADTREAISQLRGVIDTDAATAAWDTALSAPRWGGPPVWVHADLQPGNLLTSGGRLSAVIDFGCMGHGEPAVDLITAWSLLTAEARQEFRAALGVDDATWARGRGWALSIALIELPYYRTRNATITRTASHVIGEVLADHATVDH
- a CDS encoding TetR/AcrR family transcriptional regulator; its protein translation is MAPKATTRARSEERRAEILRAALEVIAERGYRGASLAAVAERVGLTQQGLLHYFPTKDALLVAVLEARDQWDAVPGNEIRLDLLGSLVEYNAMRPGIIQTFSALLGESVTDGHPAREYFTERYGSVREKFAAVLRVEYGERLPGGLTPEAAAPLLVAVMDGLQYQWLLDPESVDMAGAFRDFLALLDGGGE
- a CDS encoding serine hydrolase domain-containing protein, yielding MTREIKVQGTVAAGYEAVREEFAALLAGEKPDHASQLSAHVRGKQVVDLWVGPDTDGDTLFGVYSSTKGAAYLTVALLVQDGTLDLDREVAHYWPEFAAEGKAGVTLRELLSHRAGVVGADGGLTPEEVADDRAVAARAAAQRPYWRPGTAFGYHALTIGAMAGEVVLRATGRTLHETYEELVRAPYGLDFYLGLPEALEPRFRSVLPMMPSPAERAILDAEPPQPGSLNSIAFNRNGVRPTDLETLPNSRLVRAKGPASVGGVASARGLARMYAAAVTGLDGREPLLKADTVAEFGQIHSHGYDLVSRAHKAFGVGFQSVADAWYPYLGAGSIGHKGAGGSQSFADPRSGLAYGYTRRRFAFPPGSVPEDDRLVRAIHTAAVTG
- a CDS encoding M14 family zinc carboxypeptidase, which codes for MAISRPSRPVLLTTLASAGALVLTTLAPGSATADPGPHGRDIHREGAPLSSTERAARSPESAADRALGPAASPGLDTGPGAGKNRGYPREQKLTAPPANPDDKSIKLGLAPYHSLAPKLNDIQGIGDRVSVEIAGRSAGGHQLYMVTVTAPESAKETARQERMRELIENAPGAAAKDPAVKSSYKTPVFINNNIHGNEWEGTDAALRLIEKLAKAKDDKTKDLLAHNRLYFNVTANPDGRIAGTRENANGFDLNRDFITASQPEVRAMRQIAIDKQPAVMIDLHGYVNGTLIEPTTPPHGENYEYDLFLKNSYANALGMEAAVNGLGYTPEKDGVEPAIIPFRDQEEGWDDWPPIFTPQYMPFHGAVAAHTIEFPMTVNNEEYDELPVPELRRRSAINVDIAGAAMSATLKYTQENRTSVIADQIETFRRGATGAKQVPVSPETVPGVPGIGPEDVYTTDFPRAYVIPRGKGKGERGQRSAAAASRLVEHLLANDVHVRRATRDFRLGGTSYGAGSYVIDMRQPKRGIANVMLADGRDISDKVSTMYDISGWSLGRLWGATVDSVKGGSLTGVRTRVVDEASRVGYVAPRGNLRLRLDDAREVAALNWLTDKGVSVRRADDGSVIVPSASRGAAAAAAKKYDVAFDATRVKGGAVVHRTRVAAAVTPGELFALREMNFDVVPVSTEVLNAGFDWKKSGADALFVSAGLAYGELNAGAKAGLDAFLAGGGGLVGRGAEGAALNSAAKLLSVKAVSGNGDANGVVRVVNAGGPVTGGAIEHSFVYAPMWFTGLGSGVRVDQSYGAGNPLLSGHWRAVEGGGGGPSDAAGKASVVSGAAAGSHVVLFGTEPLFRDHPKGVFPQVGRALLSVDRG
- a CDS encoding pyroglutamyl peptidase, which codes for MSLTPPVSPRLAALGAALLLSLAATPASAAPAPAATTEEQRLDRAAPQEILRRSGFDAVAPEFARALDRAHSYGEARRIVERQGEALWRRAVDRAQGRGPAGGGAEALSRDDDRPLYWARLGMTRELRQWKPAGFGLGEARQGRLMRALEDASRGHDSVGYPKKDRAGHRLKRILVTGFDPFTLDRDVRISNPSGATALALDGAVIETADGPARVETVVFPVRWDDFAEGTVERTLRAHLPRVDLFTTISQGRAGRFDIERTNGAWRGGFPDNENLSRTETVPVTDPATQPQWTSTTLPYKEIVSAGTGRFPVYDNTSVTEIPAGRTDPVVRPDGPTDGSTAREGGGGNYLSNEIAYRATLLRDRLGLHDRLPGGHVHTPILQFGTGNTDPATGKITDAEFVRNRLDIIAQVRQILTTAMNARR
- a CDS encoding EI24 domain-containing protein, translated to MRDLGRGFGYLMKGQRWVAQHGKQYGVGLLPGLITLLLYAAALVALALWGADFVGWATPFADNWSAPWLGLFRGFLTALLFALALLLSVITFTAVTLLVGQPFYESLSEKVDISVSGYAPESGLPLWRELWISARDSLRIVVRAVIWGILLFALGFIPVVGQTVVPVVGFCVTGFFLVEELTAVALQRRGVELRDRLALLRGRKQLAWGFGTPLAVAFLVPFVAVFLMPGAVAGATLMARELVGEDSGRAADDDDPRGAAGPAGPGGQPSATGGRS
- a CDS encoding organic hydroperoxide resistance protein, which translates into the protein MSIQKIDVKYTAVATAENGRDGRVATDDGKLDVVVNPPKEMGGSGAGTNPEQLFAAGYSACFQGALGVVARKENADISGSTVTAKVGIGQTEAGGFGLEVAISASIPNVDAATAQSLIEKAHQVCPYSSATRDNIKVELSVA